The following proteins are encoded in a genomic region of Verrucomicrobiota bacterium:
- a CDS encoding transposase — protein sequence KLIERHWDGIAAHCDPRNKVSLGFVEGLNNKIRVIQRRAYGLRDEEYLRLKILTCMLPEIS from the coding sequence TCAAGCTGATTGAACGTCACTGGGATGGCATCGCGGCACACTGTGATCCCCGCAACAAAGTCTCCCTAGGATTCGTTGAGGGTCTGAATAACAAGATCCGGGTGATTCAAAGAAGAGCGTATGGGTTGCGGGATGAAGAGTATCTGCGGCTAAAGATCCTAACGTGCATGCTGCCGGAGATCTCATGA